A genomic window from Thunnus maccoyii chromosome 2, fThuMac1.1, whole genome shotgun sequence includes:
- the polg2 gene encoding DNA polymerase subunit gamma-2, mitochondrial: protein MLTHCVRSVLSQHASILHMRPCSLTLALLHTRGPEDLNQGESLLQLFVDRYYISPGQTNMQLFQRGMSCSYGPLGAQLRRNMLEQWWHSVSRSGAQVFGISSLSCSQNREQDGCGQLRITDSENFKQTVDHNELSKEQLIQEVRALLQRSPSVRTNFLQGALEQFVPSLELVSRKLPFGLAESGLCFQPSDGSGCPAEVTQTSLVWFCSPRTSSQWLDHWAQQRLKWWRKFALSPSDFSSSDVPEEEVDRAASRGVRIIYNFPWGQEPLETLWSRGDAELLRMHHGVRSKLQCRDGHKSVPHVVSVTGNMDRGLMAFLSNSFQQIKREDTKQRLQQRKVLKLHPVLTPVKVALDIGRRPTMELRQVCEGLLQEFMEAKISAWPGYLETMPTAMEKLNAKYDEMGVLFTVVIGDNTMESGLVQVRSRDTTIKETMHISEIKNFISRYISAADNI, encoded by the exons ATGTTAACTCACTGTGTCAGAAGCGTCCTATCACAGCATGCATCCATATTACACATGAGGCCCTGCAGTCTAACACTGGCTCTGCTACACACCAGAGGACCAGAGGATCTGAACCAGGGCGAGAGtctgctgcagctctttgtGGACAGGTACTACATTTCTCCCGGTCAGACTAACATGCAGCTGTTTCAGCGCGGGATGAGCTGCAGCTACGGACCTCTGGGTGCGCAGCTCAGGAGGAACATGCTGGAGCAGTGGTGGCACTCTGTGAGCAGGTCCGGGGCTCAGGTGTTTGGGATCAGTTCTCTGAGCTGCAGCCAGAACAGAGAGCAGGATGGATGTGGGCAGCTGAGGATCACTGACTCTGAAAACTTCAAACAAACAGTCGATCACAACGAGCTGAGCAAGGAGCAGCTCATCCAGGAGGTGCGCGCGCTCCTTCAGAGGTCCCCATCTGTGAGAACAAACTTTCTTCAAG GCGCTTTGGAGCAGTTTGTCCCCTCGTTGGAGTTGGTGAGCAGGAAGTTGCCTTTCGGCCTCGCTGAGAGCGGTCTGTGTTTCCAGCCCTCAGATGGCTCCGGTTG cCCGGCTGAGGTCACCCAGACATCTCTGGTGTGGTTCTGCTCTCCTCGGACCTCCTCCCAGTGGCTGGATCACTGGGCACAGCAGCGGCTCAAGTGGTGGAGGAAA TTTGCCCTGTCTCCATCGGACTTCAGCAGCAGTGACGTCCCAGAGGAGGAAGTCGATCGGGCAGCGTCTCGTGGCGTGAGGATCATCTACAACTTCCCGTGGGGTCAGGAGCCCCTGGAGACGCTGTGGAGCCGAGGAGACGCCGAGCTGCTGCGGATGCACCACGGAGTCCGCTCAAAACTACAG TGTCGAGACGGGCACAAGTCAGTCCCTCACGTCGTGTCGGTGACCGGGAACATGGACCGAGGTCTGATGGCCTTTCTGTCCAACTCATTCCAGCAGATCAAGAGAGAAGACACCAAGCAGAGGCTGCAGCAGAGAAAG GTTCTGAAGTTGCATCCAGTGTTGACTCCAGTCAAAGTGGCTTTAGATATCGGCAGAAGACCCACCATGGAATTGAGGCAG GTTTGTGAAGGCCTCCTGCAGGAGTTTATGGAGGCTAAAATCTCTGCATGGCCCGGATATCTGGAAACTATGCCAACAGCGATGGAGAAGCTGAATGCAAA GTATGACGAGATGGGAGTGCTTTTCACCGTGGTGATCGGCGACAACACGATGGAGAGCGGCCTCGTTCAGGTCCGCAGCAGAGACACCACCATCAAAGAGACCATGCACATCTCTGAGATCAAGAACTTTATCTCCAGATACATTTCTGCTGCAGACAATATCTGA